One genomic window of Nicotiana sylvestris chromosome 10, ASM39365v2, whole genome shotgun sequence includes the following:
- the LOC104236869 gene encoding coilin isoform X1: MEGVRLRLLFKDPDILSDLQKTEGFKRIWFLLKPQLHTTINDLSSYLLRTFQLHASCPHGILLSMDGFVLPPFESTYILKDKDVVSVEKKGGHLAVDGNNGQKVILAVEGNDGPNAVENLQIVEKQPEIDGPLLLANEAFDHESSDGEESEDESSDSEESEDDSEKEEEAEPKEDTSHRENATISKKRKASDQTLPSSKKKKHSSDVKEKLDEQTKKQQDLTSKKQNRSDTKNKDMENNRGNAESSEDNPITPSTKKNDEVQKRSVENIETTTPNSDATKKKGPSRTARRKKAKRQWLREMAKIQEKNALVESEGLRNWKELQAKARRGEPSRQPEGRVTDEANGQPKGHRNWKQQKTKAKKEEVTGQPKGLLHWKQFHGEDQNRDTDQEKHAEEKSKSSGKSCQNSDTEEVVPVEIRPGHIRFEPLGKELVLKQSQVEVESFRWNGMMSKKKGQKWGQGSVSFSQRNDSPGSNKERPEMMNGERQRWGQEKVSFSQKNDSPVSNKERPEVMNRERQRWGREKVSFSQNNDAPEMMNRESQKWGQEKVSFSHNNDSLGSSKGHPEMMNHERQNWGQEKVSFPQNNDSLGSNKEHSEMVNGEKEPRCHESIDFNTLPFLSGVPKEGLVIAYRLLELSSTWTPEVSSYRVGKISWCNSEANRVLLMPVAEFPVIFSEDESSKQPDSSIYNEDGSLEIEFSALLEVRLLKNGTPDSAGVPGRVIEGSAANESTPMIGSSKKKTETPSTGVAEVNNGKKTQSTPSGDGRVNLWEQFSETLKAKKTELSQESSWGKPSSGKSSSSYRSMRGGALGPTMAFLRSQNKI; this comes from the exons ATGGAGGGCGTTAGGCTTCGGTTGTTGTTCAAAGACCCCGACATTCTAAGTGACTTGCAAAAAACTGAGGGTTTCAAAAGGATTTGGTTCCTTCTCAAACCCCAACTACACACAACCATCAATGATCTCTCTTCTTATCTTCTCCGCACTTTTCAGCTCCATGCTTCTTGTCCTCATGGCATCCTCCTCTCT ATGGATGGTTTTGTCTTGCCTCCTTTTGAATCAACATATATTTTGAAGGACAAAGATGTAGTCAG TGTGGAGAAGAAAGGAGGCCATTTAGCTGTCGACGGAAATAATGGACAAAAGGTGATTTTAGCTGTCGAAGGAAATGATGGTCCCAATGCAGTTGAGAATCTCCAAATTGTTGAGAAGCAACCTGAAATTGATGGACCACTGTTATTGGCAAATGAAGCGTTTGACCATGAATCTTCTGACGGTGAAGAGTCTGAAGATGAGTCTTCTGACAGTGAAGAGTCTGAAGATGATTCTGAAAAGGAAGAAGAGGCAGAGCCAAAGGAAGATACTTCACACCGGGAAAATGCTACAATttccaagaaaagaaaagcatCAGATCAAACGCTTCCTAGCTCAAA GAAAAAGAAACACAGTTCTGATGTTAAGGAGAAGCTTGATGAGCAGACCAAGAAACAACAAGATCTTACTAGCAAGAAGCAGAATAGATCTGATACGAAAAACAAAGATATGGAGAATAATAGAGGAAATGCTGAGAGTAGTGAGGACAATCCTATTACTCCCAGCACGAAAAA AAATGACGAGGTTCAAAAAAGAAGTGTGGAGAATATAGAGACAACAACCCCCAACTCTGATGCAACTAAAAAAAAG GGTCCTAGTAGAACTGCCAGGAGAAAAAAGGCTAAAAGGCAATGGTTGCGAGAGATGGCCAAAATTCAGGAGAAGAACGCACTTGTTGAATCAGAAGGACTG CGGAACTGGAAAGAATTGCAAGCTAAAGCTCGAAGAGGAGAGCCTAGCCGCCAACCAGAGGGGCGAGTGACTGATGAGGCTAATGGCCAACCAAAGGGACAC CGAAATTGGAAGCAGCAGAAAACTAAAGCTAAAAAAGAAGAGGTAACTGGCCAACCAAAAGGACTA TTGCATTGGAAGCAATTTCACGGTGAAGATCAGAATAGAGATACAGATCAAGAAAAGCATGCAGAAGAAAAAAGCAAATCGTCTGGAAAATCATGTCAAAATAGTGACACAGAAGAAGTTGTTCCAGTTGAGATAAGGCCTGGGCATATTCGCTTTGAACCTCTGGGAAAAG AACTAGTTTTGAAGCAGAGTCAAGTAGAAGTG GAAAGTTTCAGGTGGAATGGCATGATGAGCAAGAAAAAGGGTCAGAAATGGGGCCAAGGGAGTGTCTCATTTTCCCAAAGGAATGATTCTCCTGGTTCAAACAAAGAACGTCCTGAGATGATGAATGGTGAGAGACAGAGATGGGGCCAAGAGAAAGTCTCATTTTCCCAAAAGAATGATtctcctgtttcaaacaaagaacgtCCTGAGGTGATGAATCGCGAGAGACAAAGATGGGGCCGAGAGAAAGTCTCATTTTCCCAAAACAATGATGCTCCTGAGATGATGAATCGAGAGAGTCAGAAATGGGGTCAAGAGAAAGTCTCATTTTCCCACAACAATGATTCTCTAGGTTCAAGCAAAGGACATCCTGAGATGATGAATCATGAGAGACAGAATTGGGGTCAAGAAAAAGTTTCATTTCCCCAAAACAATGATTCTCTAGGTTCAAACAAAGAACATTCTGAGATGGTGAATGGTGAAAAAGAGCCTCGTTGTCATGAATCAATTGACTTCAATACACTTCCTTTTCTTTCTGGTGTGCCCAAG GAAGGTCTTGTGATTGCATACCGGTTGCTAGAGTTATCATCAACTTGGACCCCTGAAGTTTCCTCCTATCGG GTTGGGAAAATATCGTGGTGTAATTCTGAAGCAAATAGAGTTCTGCTGATGCCAGTAGCTGAATTTCCAGTCATTTTTAGTGAGGATGAGTCCTCAAAGCAACCAGATAGCTCTATTTATAATGAAGACGGATCTCTGGAG ATAGAGTTTTCAGCACTTCTTGAAGTGCGTCTGCTGAAAAATGGTACTCCAGACTCAGCAGGAGTTCCTGGTCGGGTTATTGAAGGTTCTGCTGCCAATGAGTCCACTCCAATGATTGGAAGCAGTAAAAAGAAAACTGAAACCCCATCTACTG GAGTTGCAGAAGTAAACAATGGGAAAAAAACACAATCTACTCCTTCAG GGGACGGCCGAGTGAACCTGTGGGAGCAATTCAGTGAAACTCTAAAGGCCAAGAAGACAGAATTATCTCAGGAAAGTAGTTGGGGTAAGCCGAGTTCCGGGAAGAGCTCGTCGTCATATCGATCCATGAGAGGCGGTGCGCTGGGCCCTACAATGGCCTTCCTAAGATCCCAGAACAAAATTTGA
- the LOC104236869 gene encoding coilin isoform X2 has protein sequence MEGVRLRLLFKDPDILSDLQKTEGFKRIWFLLKPQLHTTINDLSSYLLRTFQLHASCPHGILLSMDGFVLPPFESTYILKDKDVVSVEKKGGHLAVDGNNGQKVILAVEGNDGPNAVENLQIVEKQPEIDGPLLLANEAFDHESSDGEESEDESSDSEESEDDSEKEEEAEPKEDTSHRENATISKKRKASDQTLPSSKKKKHSSDVKEKLDEQTKKQQDLTSKKQNRSDTKNKDMENNRGNAESSEDNPITPSTKKNDEVQKRSVENIETTTPNSDATKKKGPSRTARRKKAKRQWLREMAKIQEKNALVESEGLRNWKELQAKARRGEPSRQPEGRVTDEANGQPKGHRNWKQQKTKAKKEEVTGQPKGLLHWKQFHGEDQNRDTDQEKHAEEKSKSSGKSCQNSDTEEVVPVEIRPGHIRFEPLGKELVLKQSQVEVESFRWNGMMSKKKGQKWGQGSVSFSQRNDSPGSNKERPEMMNGERQRWGQEKVSFSQKNDSPVSNKERPEVMNRERQRWGREKVSFSQNNDAPEMMNRESQKWGQEKVSFSHNNDSLGSSKGHPEMMNHERQNWGQEKVSFPQNNDSLGSNKEHSEMVNGEKEPRCHESIDFNTLPFLSGVPKEGLVIAYRLLELSSTWTPEVSSYRVGKISWCNSEANRVLLMPVAEFPVIFSEDESSKQPDSSIYNEDGSLEIEFSALLEVRLLKNGTPDSAGVPGRVIEGSAANESTPMIGSSKKKTETPSTEVNNGKKTQSTPSGDGRVNLWEQFSETLKAKKTELSQESSWGKPSSGKSSSSYRSMRGGALGPTMAFLRSQNKI, from the exons ATGGAGGGCGTTAGGCTTCGGTTGTTGTTCAAAGACCCCGACATTCTAAGTGACTTGCAAAAAACTGAGGGTTTCAAAAGGATTTGGTTCCTTCTCAAACCCCAACTACACACAACCATCAATGATCTCTCTTCTTATCTTCTCCGCACTTTTCAGCTCCATGCTTCTTGTCCTCATGGCATCCTCCTCTCT ATGGATGGTTTTGTCTTGCCTCCTTTTGAATCAACATATATTTTGAAGGACAAAGATGTAGTCAG TGTGGAGAAGAAAGGAGGCCATTTAGCTGTCGACGGAAATAATGGACAAAAGGTGATTTTAGCTGTCGAAGGAAATGATGGTCCCAATGCAGTTGAGAATCTCCAAATTGTTGAGAAGCAACCTGAAATTGATGGACCACTGTTATTGGCAAATGAAGCGTTTGACCATGAATCTTCTGACGGTGAAGAGTCTGAAGATGAGTCTTCTGACAGTGAAGAGTCTGAAGATGATTCTGAAAAGGAAGAAGAGGCAGAGCCAAAGGAAGATACTTCACACCGGGAAAATGCTACAATttccaagaaaagaaaagcatCAGATCAAACGCTTCCTAGCTCAAA GAAAAAGAAACACAGTTCTGATGTTAAGGAGAAGCTTGATGAGCAGACCAAGAAACAACAAGATCTTACTAGCAAGAAGCAGAATAGATCTGATACGAAAAACAAAGATATGGAGAATAATAGAGGAAATGCTGAGAGTAGTGAGGACAATCCTATTACTCCCAGCACGAAAAA AAATGACGAGGTTCAAAAAAGAAGTGTGGAGAATATAGAGACAACAACCCCCAACTCTGATGCAACTAAAAAAAAG GGTCCTAGTAGAACTGCCAGGAGAAAAAAGGCTAAAAGGCAATGGTTGCGAGAGATGGCCAAAATTCAGGAGAAGAACGCACTTGTTGAATCAGAAGGACTG CGGAACTGGAAAGAATTGCAAGCTAAAGCTCGAAGAGGAGAGCCTAGCCGCCAACCAGAGGGGCGAGTGACTGATGAGGCTAATGGCCAACCAAAGGGACAC CGAAATTGGAAGCAGCAGAAAACTAAAGCTAAAAAAGAAGAGGTAACTGGCCAACCAAAAGGACTA TTGCATTGGAAGCAATTTCACGGTGAAGATCAGAATAGAGATACAGATCAAGAAAAGCATGCAGAAGAAAAAAGCAAATCGTCTGGAAAATCATGTCAAAATAGTGACACAGAAGAAGTTGTTCCAGTTGAGATAAGGCCTGGGCATATTCGCTTTGAACCTCTGGGAAAAG AACTAGTTTTGAAGCAGAGTCAAGTAGAAGTG GAAAGTTTCAGGTGGAATGGCATGATGAGCAAGAAAAAGGGTCAGAAATGGGGCCAAGGGAGTGTCTCATTTTCCCAAAGGAATGATTCTCCTGGTTCAAACAAAGAACGTCCTGAGATGATGAATGGTGAGAGACAGAGATGGGGCCAAGAGAAAGTCTCATTTTCCCAAAAGAATGATtctcctgtttcaaacaaagaacgtCCTGAGGTGATGAATCGCGAGAGACAAAGATGGGGCCGAGAGAAAGTCTCATTTTCCCAAAACAATGATGCTCCTGAGATGATGAATCGAGAGAGTCAGAAATGGGGTCAAGAGAAAGTCTCATTTTCCCACAACAATGATTCTCTAGGTTCAAGCAAAGGACATCCTGAGATGATGAATCATGAGAGACAGAATTGGGGTCAAGAAAAAGTTTCATTTCCCCAAAACAATGATTCTCTAGGTTCAAACAAAGAACATTCTGAGATGGTGAATGGTGAAAAAGAGCCTCGTTGTCATGAATCAATTGACTTCAATACACTTCCTTTTCTTTCTGGTGTGCCCAAG GAAGGTCTTGTGATTGCATACCGGTTGCTAGAGTTATCATCAACTTGGACCCCTGAAGTTTCCTCCTATCGG GTTGGGAAAATATCGTGGTGTAATTCTGAAGCAAATAGAGTTCTGCTGATGCCAGTAGCTGAATTTCCAGTCATTTTTAGTGAGGATGAGTCCTCAAAGCAACCAGATAGCTCTATTTATAATGAAGACGGATCTCTGGAG ATAGAGTTTTCAGCACTTCTTGAAGTGCGTCTGCTGAAAAATGGTACTCCAGACTCAGCAGGAGTTCCTGGTCGGGTTATTGAAGGTTCTGCTGCCAATGAGTCCACTCCAATGATTGGAAGCAGTAAAAAGAAAACTGAAACCCCATCTACTG AAGTAAACAATGGGAAAAAAACACAATCTACTCCTTCAG GGGACGGCCGAGTGAACCTGTGGGAGCAATTCAGTGAAACTCTAAAGGCCAAGAAGACAGAATTATCTCAGGAAAGTAGTTGGGGTAAGCCGAGTTCCGGGAAGAGCTCGTCGTCATATCGATCCATGAGAGGCGGTGCGCTGGGCCCTACAATGGCCTTCCTAAGATCCCAGAACAAAATTTGA
- the LOC104236869 gene encoding coilin isoform X3, with translation MEGVRLRLLFKDPDILSDLQKTEGFKRIWFLLKPQLHTTINDLSSYLLRTFQLHASCPHGILLSMDGFVLPPFESTYILKDKDVVSVEKKGGHLAVDGNNGQKVILAVEGNDGPNAVENLQIVEKQPEIDGPLLLANEAFDHESSDGEESEDESSDSEESEDDSEKEEEAEPKEDTSHRENATISKKRKASDQTLPSSKKKKHSSDVKEKLDEQTKKQQDLTSKKQNRSDTKNKDMENNRGNAESSEDNPITPSTKKNDEVQKRSVENIETTTPNSDATKKKGPSRTARRKKAKRQWLREMAKIQEKNALVESEGLRNWKELQAKARRGEPSRQPEGRVTDEANGQPKGHRNWKQQKTKAKKEEVTGQPKGLQFHGEDQNRDTDQEKHAEEKSKSSGKSCQNSDTEEVVPVEIRPGHIRFEPLGKELVLKQSQVEVESFRWNGMMSKKKGQKWGQGSVSFSQRNDSPGSNKERPEMMNGERQRWGQEKVSFSQKNDSPVSNKERPEVMNRERQRWGREKVSFSQNNDAPEMMNRESQKWGQEKVSFSHNNDSLGSSKGHPEMMNHERQNWGQEKVSFPQNNDSLGSNKEHSEMVNGEKEPRCHESIDFNTLPFLSGVPKEGLVIAYRLLELSSTWTPEVSSYRVGKISWCNSEANRVLLMPVAEFPVIFSEDESSKQPDSSIYNEDGSLEIEFSALLEVRLLKNGTPDSAGVPGRVIEGSAANESTPMIGSSKKKTETPSTGVAEVNNGKKTQSTPSGDGRVNLWEQFSETLKAKKTELSQESSWGKPSSGKSSSSYRSMRGGALGPTMAFLRSQNKI, from the exons ATGGAGGGCGTTAGGCTTCGGTTGTTGTTCAAAGACCCCGACATTCTAAGTGACTTGCAAAAAACTGAGGGTTTCAAAAGGATTTGGTTCCTTCTCAAACCCCAACTACACACAACCATCAATGATCTCTCTTCTTATCTTCTCCGCACTTTTCAGCTCCATGCTTCTTGTCCTCATGGCATCCTCCTCTCT ATGGATGGTTTTGTCTTGCCTCCTTTTGAATCAACATATATTTTGAAGGACAAAGATGTAGTCAG TGTGGAGAAGAAAGGAGGCCATTTAGCTGTCGACGGAAATAATGGACAAAAGGTGATTTTAGCTGTCGAAGGAAATGATGGTCCCAATGCAGTTGAGAATCTCCAAATTGTTGAGAAGCAACCTGAAATTGATGGACCACTGTTATTGGCAAATGAAGCGTTTGACCATGAATCTTCTGACGGTGAAGAGTCTGAAGATGAGTCTTCTGACAGTGAAGAGTCTGAAGATGATTCTGAAAAGGAAGAAGAGGCAGAGCCAAAGGAAGATACTTCACACCGGGAAAATGCTACAATttccaagaaaagaaaagcatCAGATCAAACGCTTCCTAGCTCAAA GAAAAAGAAACACAGTTCTGATGTTAAGGAGAAGCTTGATGAGCAGACCAAGAAACAACAAGATCTTACTAGCAAGAAGCAGAATAGATCTGATACGAAAAACAAAGATATGGAGAATAATAGAGGAAATGCTGAGAGTAGTGAGGACAATCCTATTACTCCCAGCACGAAAAA AAATGACGAGGTTCAAAAAAGAAGTGTGGAGAATATAGAGACAACAACCCCCAACTCTGATGCAACTAAAAAAAAG GGTCCTAGTAGAACTGCCAGGAGAAAAAAGGCTAAAAGGCAATGGTTGCGAGAGATGGCCAAAATTCAGGAGAAGAACGCACTTGTTGAATCAGAAGGACTG CGGAACTGGAAAGAATTGCAAGCTAAAGCTCGAAGAGGAGAGCCTAGCCGCCAACCAGAGGGGCGAGTGACTGATGAGGCTAATGGCCAACCAAAGGGACAC CGAAATTGGAAGCAGCAGAAAACTAAAGCTAAAAAAGAAGAGGTAACTGGCCAACCAAAAGGACTA CAATTTCACGGTGAAGATCAGAATAGAGATACAGATCAAGAAAAGCATGCAGAAGAAAAAAGCAAATCGTCTGGAAAATCATGTCAAAATAGTGACACAGAAGAAGTTGTTCCAGTTGAGATAAGGCCTGGGCATATTCGCTTTGAACCTCTGGGAAAAG AACTAGTTTTGAAGCAGAGTCAAGTAGAAGTG GAAAGTTTCAGGTGGAATGGCATGATGAGCAAGAAAAAGGGTCAGAAATGGGGCCAAGGGAGTGTCTCATTTTCCCAAAGGAATGATTCTCCTGGTTCAAACAAAGAACGTCCTGAGATGATGAATGGTGAGAGACAGAGATGGGGCCAAGAGAAAGTCTCATTTTCCCAAAAGAATGATtctcctgtttcaaacaaagaacgtCCTGAGGTGATGAATCGCGAGAGACAAAGATGGGGCCGAGAGAAAGTCTCATTTTCCCAAAACAATGATGCTCCTGAGATGATGAATCGAGAGAGTCAGAAATGGGGTCAAGAGAAAGTCTCATTTTCCCACAACAATGATTCTCTAGGTTCAAGCAAAGGACATCCTGAGATGATGAATCATGAGAGACAGAATTGGGGTCAAGAAAAAGTTTCATTTCCCCAAAACAATGATTCTCTAGGTTCAAACAAAGAACATTCTGAGATGGTGAATGGTGAAAAAGAGCCTCGTTGTCATGAATCAATTGACTTCAATACACTTCCTTTTCTTTCTGGTGTGCCCAAG GAAGGTCTTGTGATTGCATACCGGTTGCTAGAGTTATCATCAACTTGGACCCCTGAAGTTTCCTCCTATCGG GTTGGGAAAATATCGTGGTGTAATTCTGAAGCAAATAGAGTTCTGCTGATGCCAGTAGCTGAATTTCCAGTCATTTTTAGTGAGGATGAGTCCTCAAAGCAACCAGATAGCTCTATTTATAATGAAGACGGATCTCTGGAG ATAGAGTTTTCAGCACTTCTTGAAGTGCGTCTGCTGAAAAATGGTACTCCAGACTCAGCAGGAGTTCCTGGTCGGGTTATTGAAGGTTCTGCTGCCAATGAGTCCACTCCAATGATTGGAAGCAGTAAAAAGAAAACTGAAACCCCATCTACTG GAGTTGCAGAAGTAAACAATGGGAAAAAAACACAATCTACTCCTTCAG GGGACGGCCGAGTGAACCTGTGGGAGCAATTCAGTGAAACTCTAAAGGCCAAGAAGACAGAATTATCTCAGGAAAGTAGTTGGGGTAAGCCGAGTTCCGGGAAGAGCTCGTCGTCATATCGATCCATGAGAGGCGGTGCGCTGGGCCCTACAATGGCCTTCCTAAGATCCCAGAACAAAATTTGA
- the LOC104236869 gene encoding coilin isoform X5 → MEGVRLRLLFKDPDILSDLQKTEGFKRIWFLLKPQLHTTINDLSSYLLRTFQLHASCPHGILLSMDGFVLPPFESTYILKDKDVVSVEKKGGHLAVDGNNGQKVILAVEGNDGPNAVENLQIVEKQPEIDGPLLLANEAFDHESSDGEESEDESSDSEESEDDSEKEEEAEPKEDTSHRENATISKKRKASDQTLPSSKKKKHSSDVKEKLDEQTKKQQDLTSKKQNRSDTKNKDMENNRGNAESSEDNPITPSTKKNDEVQKRSVENIETTTPNSDATKKKGPSRTARRKKAKRQWLREMAKIQEKNALVESEGLRNWKELQAKARRGEPSRQPEGRVTDEANGQPKGHRNWKQQKTKAKKEELHWKQFHGEDQNRDTDQEKHAEEKSKSSGKSCQNSDTEEVVPVEIRPGHIRFEPLGKELVLKQSQVEVESFRWNGMMSKKKGQKWGQGSVSFSQRNDSPGSNKERPEMMNGERQRWGQEKVSFSQKNDSPVSNKERPEVMNRERQRWGREKVSFSQNNDAPEMMNRESQKWGQEKVSFSHNNDSLGSSKGHPEMMNHERQNWGQEKVSFPQNNDSLGSNKEHSEMVNGEKEPRCHESIDFNTLPFLSGVPKEGLVIAYRLLELSSTWTPEVSSYRVGKISWCNSEANRVLLMPVAEFPVIFSEDESSKQPDSSIYNEDGSLEIEFSALLEVRLLKNGTPDSAGVPGRVIEGSAANESTPMIGSSKKKTETPSTEVNNGKKTQSTPSGDGRVNLWEQFSETLKAKKTELSQESSWGKPSSGKSSSSYRSMRGGALGPTMAFLRSQNKI, encoded by the exons ATGGAGGGCGTTAGGCTTCGGTTGTTGTTCAAAGACCCCGACATTCTAAGTGACTTGCAAAAAACTGAGGGTTTCAAAAGGATTTGGTTCCTTCTCAAACCCCAACTACACACAACCATCAATGATCTCTCTTCTTATCTTCTCCGCACTTTTCAGCTCCATGCTTCTTGTCCTCATGGCATCCTCCTCTCT ATGGATGGTTTTGTCTTGCCTCCTTTTGAATCAACATATATTTTGAAGGACAAAGATGTAGTCAG TGTGGAGAAGAAAGGAGGCCATTTAGCTGTCGACGGAAATAATGGACAAAAGGTGATTTTAGCTGTCGAAGGAAATGATGGTCCCAATGCAGTTGAGAATCTCCAAATTGTTGAGAAGCAACCTGAAATTGATGGACCACTGTTATTGGCAAATGAAGCGTTTGACCATGAATCTTCTGACGGTGAAGAGTCTGAAGATGAGTCTTCTGACAGTGAAGAGTCTGAAGATGATTCTGAAAAGGAAGAAGAGGCAGAGCCAAAGGAAGATACTTCACACCGGGAAAATGCTACAATttccaagaaaagaaaagcatCAGATCAAACGCTTCCTAGCTCAAA GAAAAAGAAACACAGTTCTGATGTTAAGGAGAAGCTTGATGAGCAGACCAAGAAACAACAAGATCTTACTAGCAAGAAGCAGAATAGATCTGATACGAAAAACAAAGATATGGAGAATAATAGAGGAAATGCTGAGAGTAGTGAGGACAATCCTATTACTCCCAGCACGAAAAA AAATGACGAGGTTCAAAAAAGAAGTGTGGAGAATATAGAGACAACAACCCCCAACTCTGATGCAACTAAAAAAAAG GGTCCTAGTAGAACTGCCAGGAGAAAAAAGGCTAAAAGGCAATGGTTGCGAGAGATGGCCAAAATTCAGGAGAAGAACGCACTTGTTGAATCAGAAGGACTG CGGAACTGGAAAGAATTGCAAGCTAAAGCTCGAAGAGGAGAGCCTAGCCGCCAACCAGAGGGGCGAGTGACTGATGAGGCTAATGGCCAACCAAAGGGACAC CGAAATTGGAAGCAGCAGAAAACTAAAGCTAAAAAAGAAGAG TTGCATTGGAAGCAATTTCACGGTGAAGATCAGAATAGAGATACAGATCAAGAAAAGCATGCAGAAGAAAAAAGCAAATCGTCTGGAAAATCATGTCAAAATAGTGACACAGAAGAAGTTGTTCCAGTTGAGATAAGGCCTGGGCATATTCGCTTTGAACCTCTGGGAAAAG AACTAGTTTTGAAGCAGAGTCAAGTAGAAGTG GAAAGTTTCAGGTGGAATGGCATGATGAGCAAGAAAAAGGGTCAGAAATGGGGCCAAGGGAGTGTCTCATTTTCCCAAAGGAATGATTCTCCTGGTTCAAACAAAGAACGTCCTGAGATGATGAATGGTGAGAGACAGAGATGGGGCCAAGAGAAAGTCTCATTTTCCCAAAAGAATGATtctcctgtttcaaacaaagaacgtCCTGAGGTGATGAATCGCGAGAGACAAAGATGGGGCCGAGAGAAAGTCTCATTTTCCCAAAACAATGATGCTCCTGAGATGATGAATCGAGAGAGTCAGAAATGGGGTCAAGAGAAAGTCTCATTTTCCCACAACAATGATTCTCTAGGTTCAAGCAAAGGACATCCTGAGATGATGAATCATGAGAGACAGAATTGGGGTCAAGAAAAAGTTTCATTTCCCCAAAACAATGATTCTCTAGGTTCAAACAAAGAACATTCTGAGATGGTGAATGGTGAAAAAGAGCCTCGTTGTCATGAATCAATTGACTTCAATACACTTCCTTTTCTTTCTGGTGTGCCCAAG GAAGGTCTTGTGATTGCATACCGGTTGCTAGAGTTATCATCAACTTGGACCCCTGAAGTTTCCTCCTATCGG GTTGGGAAAATATCGTGGTGTAATTCTGAAGCAAATAGAGTTCTGCTGATGCCAGTAGCTGAATTTCCAGTCATTTTTAGTGAGGATGAGTCCTCAAAGCAACCAGATAGCTCTATTTATAATGAAGACGGATCTCTGGAG ATAGAGTTTTCAGCACTTCTTGAAGTGCGTCTGCTGAAAAATGGTACTCCAGACTCAGCAGGAGTTCCTGGTCGGGTTATTGAAGGTTCTGCTGCCAATGAGTCCACTCCAATGATTGGAAGCAGTAAAAAGAAAACTGAAACCCCATCTACTG AAGTAAACAATGGGAAAAAAACACAATCTACTCCTTCAG GGGACGGCCGAGTGAACCTGTGGGAGCAATTCAGTGAAACTCTAAAGGCCAAGAAGACAGAATTATCTCAGGAAAGTAGTTGGGGTAAGCCGAGTTCCGGGAAGAGCTCGTCGTCATATCGATCCATGAGAGGCGGTGCGCTGGGCCCTACAATGGCCTTCCTAAGATCCCAGAACAAAATTTGA